The following coding sequences lie in one Mycobacterium sp. Z3061 genomic window:
- a CDS encoding C39 family peptidase translates to MAPGFKTSVAAAVGLAAVTCSLLGFPSTAQADPSTGGMHGDPGAAAPYWRYQKQDRDCGEMAVADVIGQITGNQISEEEIDDAAGNIPSTAHAGPIYTPGNRTSNRDLPVLLAHYGIQADETRSDTAALERALDQGRKVIAGVNNRILWDEGGDRSRENHFVVVTGIDTRTGVVHVNDSGIKAGRDEQISLATFEAAWATSGNFAVVTR, encoded by the coding sequence ATGGCCCCTGGTTTCAAGACGAGCGTTGCCGCAGCGGTCGGTCTCGCGGCCGTGACCTGCTCGCTGCTCGGATTCCCCAGCACGGCCCAGGCCGATCCGAGCACCGGCGGGATGCACGGTGACCCGGGCGCCGCCGCACCCTACTGGCGCTACCAGAAGCAGGACCGCGACTGCGGGGAGATGGCCGTGGCCGACGTCATCGGTCAGATCACCGGCAACCAGATCTCCGAGGAGGAGATCGACGACGCGGCCGGGAACATCCCCAGCACAGCCCATGCCGGACCGATCTACACACCGGGGAACAGGACCAGCAACCGGGACCTCCCGGTCCTGCTGGCGCACTACGGCATCCAGGCCGACGAGACCAGGAGCGACACGGCCGCCCTGGAACGTGCCCTGGACCAGGGCCGCAAGGTGATCGCCGGGGTCAACAACAGAATCCTGTGGGACGAGGGCGGCGACCGCAGCCGGGAGAACCACTTCGTGGTCGTCACCGGGATAGACACCCGAACCGGGGTGGTGCACGTCAACGACAGCGGGATCAAGGCCGGCCGCGACGAACAGATTTCGCTCGCCACCTTCGAGGCGGCATGGGCCACCAGCGGCAACTTCGCCGTAGTGACCAGGTGA
- the recR gene encoding recombination mediator RecR yields the protein MFEGPVQDLIDELGKLPGIGPKSAQRIAFHLLSVEPPDIDRLTAVLGKVRDGVRFCAVCGNVSDDERCRICADPRRDGSLVCVVEEPKDIQAVERTREFRGRYHVLGGALDPLSGIGPEQLRIRELLTRIGQRVDDVDIAEVIIATDPNTEGEATATYLVRMLRDIPGLTVTRIASGLPMGGDLEFADELTLGRALTGRRAMV from the coding sequence ATGTTTGAGGGACCGGTTCAGGACCTGATCGACGAGCTCGGCAAACTGCCGGGCATCGGACCCAAGAGCGCGCAACGCATCGCTTTCCATCTTTTGTCGGTGGAGCCGCCGGACATCGATCGGTTGACCGCGGTGCTGGGCAAGGTCCGCGACGGCGTCCGGTTCTGCGCCGTCTGTGGCAATGTGTCCGACGACGAGCGGTGCCGGATCTGTGCCGATCCACGCCGCGACGGCTCGCTGGTGTGCGTGGTCGAGGAGCCGAAAGACATTCAGGCCGTCGAGCGCACCCGCGAGTTCCGCGGTCGGTATCACGTTCTGGGCGGTGCGCTGGATCCGTTGTCGGGAATCGGGCCCGAGCAGTTGCGAATCCGTGAGTTGCTCACCCGCATCGGTCAGCGCGTCGACGACGTCGACATCGCCGAGGTGATCATCGCCACCGACCCCAACACCGAGGGCGAGGCGACCGCCACCTACCTGGTGCGGATGCTGCGCGACATCCCCGGTTTGACCGTGACGCGCATCGCGTCCGGGTTGCCGATGGGCGGCGACTTGGAGTTCGCCGACGAGCTGACGCTGGGTCGCGCGCTCACCGGTCGCCGCGCCATGGTCTGA
- a CDS encoding YbaB/EbfC family nucleoid-associated protein, which yields MQPGGDMSQLLAQAQQMQQKLLEAQQQLANSEVHGQAGGGLVKVVVKGSGEVVGVTIDPKVVNPDDIETLQDLIVGAMGDASRQVTTMAQERLGALAGGMRPPAPPGPPPGVPGV from the coding sequence ATGCAACCCGGAGGCGATATGTCGCAGCTGCTGGCGCAGGCGCAGCAGATGCAGCAGAAACTATTGGAAGCCCAACAGCAGCTGGCGAACTCCGAGGTGCATGGTCAGGCAGGCGGGGGCCTGGTCAAGGTCGTCGTCAAAGGCAGCGGTGAGGTGGTCGGCGTGACGATCGACCCGAAGGTCGTAAACCCGGACGACATCGAGACTCTGCAGGACCTGATCGTCGGCGCGATGGGCGACGCGTCCCGGCAGGTCACCACGATGGCGCAGGAGCGCCTGGGTGCCCTGGCCGGTGGCATGCGTCCGCCCGCCCCTCCGGGACCGCCGCCCGGTGTGCCGGGGGTCTGA
- a CDS encoding Rv3717 family N-acetylmuramoyl-L-alanine amidase: MLVGVLVAAVMPLMPKAAAAPGSLAGMVVFIDPGHNGANDASIGRQVPTGRGGTKDCQASGTSTNSGYPEHTFTWDTALRLRAALNALGVRTAMSRGNDNALGPCVDERANMANALHPNAIVSLHGDGGPASGRGFHVNYSSPPLNAAQAGPSVQFARVMRDQLQASGIPPANYIGQGGLYGRADLAGLNLAQYPSVLVELGNMKNPADSALMESAEGRQKYADALVRGVAGFLATQGQAR, from the coding sequence ATGCTCGTCGGGGTGCTCGTCGCCGCCGTCATGCCGCTCATGCCCAAAGCCGCCGCGGCGCCGGGCAGCCTGGCCGGCATGGTGGTGTTCATCGATCCCGGCCACAACGGCGCAAACGACGCGTCCATCGGCCGTCAGGTACCCACGGGCCGGGGCGGCACCAAGGACTGCCAGGCCAGCGGAACGTCGACCAACAGCGGATATCCCGAGCACACCTTCACCTGGGACACCGCGCTGCGCCTGCGCGCCGCGCTCAACGCGCTGGGAGTGCGCACCGCCATGTCACGCGGCAATGACAACGCGCTGGGCCCGTGCGTCGACGAACGCGCCAACATGGCCAACGCGCTGCACCCCAACGCGATCGTCAGCCTGCACGGTGACGGCGGCCCGGCGTCCGGCCGCGGTTTCCACGTCAACTACTCGTCCCCGCCGCTGAACGCCGCCCAGGCCGGGCCGTCGGTGCAGTTCGCCCGCGTCATGCGGGACCAGCTGCAGGCGTCGGGCATTCCGCCGGCCAACTACATCGGCCAGGGCGGCCTGTACGGACGAGCGGATCTGGCCGGACTCAACCTGGCCCAGTACCCATCGGTCCTGGTGGAGCTGGGCAACATGAAGAATCCCGCGGACTCGGCGCTGATGGAGTCCGCGGAGGGCCGGCAGAAGTACGCCGACGCGCTGGTGCGCGGCGTCGCGGGATTCCTGGCAACCCAGGGGCAGGCTCGCTAG
- a CDS encoding SRPBCC family protein yields MGQVKATSTVLIQAEPAKVLDAVADYKTVRPKILSPQYSDYEVLEGGQGKGTVAKWRLQATKSRVRDVQVNVDVAGHTVIEKDANSSMVINWTVAPAGPGSSVTVTTTWTGAGGVKGFFEKTFAPLGLKKIQGEVLDNLKKELES; encoded by the coding sequence ATGGGACAGGTGAAAGCAACCAGCACCGTCTTGATCCAGGCGGAGCCCGCGAAGGTGCTCGACGCGGTTGCCGACTATAAAACTGTCCGCCCGAAGATCCTCTCGCCGCAGTACAGCGATTACGAGGTGCTCGAGGGCGGCCAGGGGAAGGGCACGGTCGCCAAGTGGCGGCTGCAGGCGACCAAGTCGCGGGTGCGCGACGTGCAGGTGAACGTCGACGTCGCGGGTCACACCGTCATCGAGAAAGACGCCAATTCGTCCATGGTCATCAACTGGACGGTGGCGCCCGCCGGGCCAGGTTCCAGCGTCACCGTGACGACCACCTGGACGGGTGCCGGCGGCGTCAAAGGTTTCTTCGAGAAGACGTTCGCACCGCTAGGGCTGAAGAAGATCCAGGGCGAGGTGCTGGACAACCTGAAGAAGGAACTCGAGAGCTAG
- a CDS encoding DNA polymerase III subunits gamma/tau → MALYRKYRPATFAEVVGQEHVTEPLSVALQAGRINHAYLFSGPRGCGKTSSARILARSLNCEQGPTPTPCGVCDSCQALAPNAPGSIDVVELDAASHGGVDDTRELRDRAFYAPAQSRYRVFIVDEAHMVTTAGFNALLKIVEEPPEHLIFIFATTEPEKVLPTIRSRTHHYPFRLLPPRTMRALIGRICEQEGVVVDEAVYPLVIRAGGGSPRDTLSVLDQLVAGSDGGRVHYQRALGLLGATDVALIDDAVDALGAGDAAALFGAVESVIDAGHDPRRFATDLLERFRDLIVLQAVPDAVARGVVDAPEDILDRMREQAARIGPATLTRYAEVVQAGLGEMRGATAPRLLLEVVCARLLLPSASDAESALLQRVERIETRLAMSIPATDAEPAATAPPARPAPVRRSVQRPTAPPPEPAPAPEPKPEPPPPTPTPAPAPAPAASTPAPGELNAAAVRSMWPTVRDKVRERSRTTAVMLSGATVLAVEDNTLVLTHEAAPLARRLSEQRNADVIVEALKDALGVNWRVRCETGPPAAADISAAPAKVEEPAPEPDFAARDDRDDEESMLAEAGRSDPSQPRRDPEEVALELLQSELGARRIEG, encoded by the coding sequence GTGGCTCTCTACCGCAAGTACCGACCGGCAACCTTCGCCGAGGTGGTGGGGCAGGAGCACGTCACCGAGCCGTTGTCCGTCGCCCTGCAGGCGGGCCGGATCAACCACGCCTATCTGTTCTCCGGGCCACGCGGCTGCGGGAAGACATCCTCGGCGCGCATCCTGGCGCGATCGCTGAACTGTGAGCAGGGCCCGACGCCGACTCCGTGTGGCGTCTGCGACTCCTGCCAGGCGCTGGCGCCCAACGCACCCGGCAGCATCGACGTCGTCGAACTCGACGCGGCCAGCCACGGCGGCGTCGACGACACCCGCGAACTGCGCGACCGCGCCTTCTACGCTCCGGCCCAGTCCCGCTATCGCGTGTTCATCGTCGACGAAGCGCACATGGTCACCACTGCGGGCTTCAACGCGCTGCTCAAGATCGTTGAGGAGCCGCCCGAACACCTCATCTTCATCTTCGCCACCACCGAACCGGAGAAGGTGCTGCCGACCATCCGGTCGCGCACCCACCACTACCCCTTCCGGCTGCTGCCGCCGCGCACCATGCGGGCGCTGATCGGCCGTATCTGCGAGCAGGAAGGCGTAGTCGTCGACGAGGCGGTGTATCCGCTCGTCATCCGGGCTGGGGGCGGGTCGCCCCGGGACACCCTGTCGGTACTCGATCAGCTGGTGGCCGGATCCGACGGCGGCCGGGTGCACTACCAGCGGGCCCTGGGCCTGCTCGGTGCCACCGACGTGGCACTGATCGACGATGCCGTCGACGCCCTGGGCGCGGGCGACGCCGCGGCGTTGTTCGGGGCCGTCGAGTCGGTGATCGATGCGGGCCACGATCCGCGGCGTTTCGCCACCGATCTGTTGGAGCGCTTCCGCGACCTCATAGTGCTGCAGGCGGTGCCCGATGCGGTAGCCCGCGGTGTGGTCGATGCGCCCGAGGACATTCTGGATCGGATGCGCGAGCAGGCGGCCCGCATCGGCCCGGCCACCCTGACCCGCTACGCCGAGGTGGTTCAGGCGGGCCTGGGCGAGATGCGCGGCGCGACGGCGCCGCGGCTGCTGCTGGAAGTGGTGTGCGCGCGGCTGCTGCTGCCCTCGGCCAGCGACGCCGAGTCGGCGCTGCTGCAACGTGTCGAACGCATCGAGACACGGCTGGCCATGTCCATCCCGGCCACCGATGCCGAACCGGCGGCCACCGCCCCCCCAGCTCGTCCCGCGCCGGTGCGCCGCTCGGTCCAGCGTCCAACCGCGCCGCCCCCCGAACCCGCCCCGGCGCCGGAGCCCAAGCCGGAACCGCCGCCACCCACACCCACACCAGCACCGGCGCCCGCGCCGGCCGCCTCAACTCCGGCCCCTGGCGAACTGAACGCGGCCGCGGTACGCAGTATGTGGCCGACGGTGCGCGACAAGGTCCGCGAGCGCAGCCGCACCACCGCCGTCATGCTCTCTGGCGCAACGGTTCTGGCGGTAGAGGACAACACGCTGGTGCTCACCCACGAGGCGGCGCCGCTGGCCAGGAGGCTCTCCGAACAACGCAACGCCGACGTCATCGTCGAGGCACTCAAAGACGCCCTCGGGGTGAACTGGCGGGTGCGCTGCGAAACCGGTCCGCCCGCCGCGGCCGATATCAGCGCGGCGCCGGCCAAGGTCGAGGAGCCTGCGCCCGAGCCGGATTTCGCTGCGCGCGACGACCGTGATGACGAGGAAAGCATGCTCGCCGAAGCCGGCCGCAGCGACCCGTCCCAGCCGCGCCGCGACCCCGAGGAGGTCGCCCTCGAGTTGCTGCAGAGCGAGTTGGGCGCCCGCCGCATCGAGGGCTGA
- a CDS encoding aminotransferase class I/II-fold pyridoxal phosphate-dependent enzyme — protein MSFESLSPEELSALHARHQQEYAELQAKKLSLDLTRGKPSPEQLDLSNRLLTLPGDDFRDAEGTDTRNYGGLHGLPGLREIFAELLGLPVQNLIAGNNASLEFMHDAVVFSMLHGGVDSPRPWKDEPAVKFLCPVPGYDRHFSITETMGIEMIPVPMVEDGPDVDLIEELVAADPAIKGMWTVPVFGNPTGITYSWETVRRLVQMRTAAPDFRLFWDNAYAVHTLTHDFVRQVDVLGLATKAGNPNRPYIFASTSKITFAGAGVAFFGGSLGNIAWYLQYAAKRSIGPDKVNQLRHLRFFGDADGVRLHMQRHQQILAPKFALVAEILSERLGDSKIASWTDPKGGYFVSLDVLPGTARRTVALAKDAGIAVTEAGASFPHRKDPEDKNIRIAPSFPSLPDLRDAVDGLSTCALLAATESLL, from the coding sequence GTGTCGTTCGAGTCCCTCAGCCCCGAAGAGCTCTCGGCTCTGCACGCGCGCCACCAGCAGGAGTACGCGGAACTGCAGGCCAAGAAGCTGTCTTTGGACCTGACGCGCGGAAAGCCCTCACCGGAGCAACTCGACCTCTCCAACCGGTTGTTGACGCTGCCCGGGGACGACTTTCGCGATGCGGAGGGAACCGACACCCGCAACTACGGCGGCCTGCACGGGCTGCCCGGACTGCGCGAGATCTTCGCCGAACTGCTCGGCCTGCCGGTGCAGAACCTGATCGCGGGCAACAACGCCAGCCTGGAATTCATGCACGACGCCGTCGTCTTCTCCATGCTGCATGGCGGTGTGGATTCACCGCGGCCTTGGAAAGACGAGCCGGCCGTCAAGTTCTTGTGCCCCGTTCCCGGTTACGACCGGCACTTCTCCATCACCGAGACGATGGGGATCGAGATGATCCCCGTTCCGATGGTGGAGGACGGTCCGGACGTCGACCTGATCGAAGAACTGGTCGCGGCTGACCCCGCGATCAAGGGAATGTGGACGGTTCCGGTGTTCGGCAACCCCACCGGGATCACCTACTCGTGGGAGACCGTGCGGCGACTGGTCCAGATGCGGACCGCGGCGCCGGACTTCCGGCTCTTCTGGGACAACGCCTACGCGGTGCATACGCTGACGCACGATTTCGTTCGCCAGGTGGACGTGCTGGGCCTGGCCACCAAGGCCGGCAACCCCAACCGGCCGTACATCTTCGCCTCCACCTCGAAGATCACCTTCGCCGGCGCCGGGGTGGCCTTCTTCGGCGGCTCGTTGGGCAACATCGCTTGGTACCTGCAGTACGCCGCGAAAAGGTCGATCGGCCCGGACAAGGTGAACCAGCTGCGGCACCTGCGCTTCTTCGGCGACGCCGACGGAGTACGGCTGCATATGCAGCGCCACCAGCAGATCCTGGCGCCGAAGTTCGCTCTGGTGGCCGAGATCCTGTCTGAGCGCCTCGGCGACTCCAAGATCGCCTCCTGGACCGATCCCAAAGGTGGCTATTTCGTCAGTCTCGACGTCCTGCCCGGCACGGCGCGCCGCACCGTCGCGCTTGCCAAGGACGCCGGCATCGCGGTCACCGAAGCGGGCGCGTCCTTCCCGCACCGCAAGGATCCGGAGGACAAGAACATCCGCATCGCGCCGTCCTTCCCGTCGCTGCCGGACCTGCGCGACGCGGTCGACGGGCTGTCGACCTGTGCTCTGCTGGCGGCGACGGAGTCCCTGCTCTAG
- a CDS encoding lipoprotein LpqH, whose product MTEGSPVKRVIAVAIGTLGCASALVGCSSGGHSASPASNGPASVATNGGAGTEVKVGGSDLPGLNPSSVTCVKQGGKINIGSGSTGGQQALAVVMADGNPPTVESLAMVVDGNALSVADNMGSKVGSAKVSVDGKTYTITGQAQGADLKNPMAGMITKDFNIKVSCG is encoded by the coding sequence ATGACGGAAGGAAGTCCAGTGAAGCGTGTTATCGCGGTGGCGATCGGAACCCTTGGCTGCGCGTCGGCGCTGGTCGGATGTTCCAGCGGCGGCCACAGTGCCAGCCCGGCGTCGAACGGCCCGGCGAGCGTGGCCACCAACGGCGGCGCGGGAACCGAGGTCAAGGTCGGCGGCTCGGACCTGCCGGGCCTGAACCCCTCCTCGGTGACCTGCGTCAAGCAGGGCGGCAAGATCAACATCGGCAGCGGTTCGACCGGCGGCCAGCAGGCGCTGGCGGTGGTGATGGCCGACGGCAACCCGCCCACTGTTGAGTCGCTGGCCATGGTCGTCGACGGCAACGCCCTGTCGGTCGCCGACAACATGGGTTCCAAGGTCGGCTCGGCAAAGGTGTCGGTGGACGGCAAGACCTACACGATTACCGGTCAGGCTCAGGGCGCTGACCTGAAGAACCCGATGGCCGGAATGATCACCAAGGACTTCAACATCAAGGTCTCGTGCGGCTGA